One segment of Macrotis lagotis isolate mMagLag1 chromosome 1, bilby.v1.9.chrom.fasta, whole genome shotgun sequence DNA contains the following:
- the NADK gene encoding NAD kinase isoform X3, producing the protein MKIIKNVMNDVSFTKNTWKWHIQDPASQRLTWNKSPKSVLVIKKIRDASLLQPFKALCVYLMEENNMIVYVEKKVLEDPAIVNDEHFGTVKKKFCTFREDYDDISNQIDFIICLGGDGTLLYASSLFQGSVPPVMAFHLGSLGFLTPFNFENFQSQVTQVIEGNAAIVLRSRLKVKVVKEFREKKAMLQNGIDENGVLSSGLEKESGKQMMHYQVLNEVVIDRGPSSYLSNVDVYLDGHLITTVQGDGVIVSTPTGSTAYAAAAGASMIHPNVPAIMITPICPHSLSFRPIVVPAGVELKITLSPEARNTAWVSFDGRRRQEICHGDSISITTSCYPLPSICFRNPVSDWFESLAECLHWNVRKKQNHFSGEEEEEF; encoded by the exons ATGAAGATCATAAAGAATGTTATGAATGACGTCTCATTTACCAAAAATACCTGGAAATG GCACATTCAGGATCCAGCAAGCCAGCGGTTGACATGGAACAAATCTCCAAAGAGTGTCCTTGTAATAAAAAAGATCCGAGATGCCAGTCTGCTGCAGCCTTTTAAAGCCCTCTGTGTGTATCTTATGGAG GAAAACAACATGATTGTTTACGTAGAAAAAAAAGTTCTGGAAGATCCTGCCATAGTGAACGATGAACATTTTGGAACCGTGAAGAAGAAATTCTGCACCTTCAGAGAAG ATTATGATGACATCTCAAATCAGATAGACTTCATCATCTGCCTAGGAGGAGATGGGACCTTGCTCTATGCTTCTTCACTTTTCCAG GGCAGTGTGCCTCCGGTGATGGCCTTCCACCTGGGGTCCCTTGGCTTTCTCACCCCATTCAACTTTGAGAACTTTCAATCCCAAGTTACTCAGGTGATAGAAG GAAATGCTGCCATTGTTCTTCGAAGCAGGCTCAAAGTGAAGGTGGTCAAGGAATTCCGAGAAAAGAAAGCCATGCTACAGAATGGCATAGATGAGAATGGAGTGTTGTCTTCTGGCCTGGAGAAGGAGAGCGGCAAGCAGATGATGCACTACCAG GTTCTAAATGAAGTGGTGATTGATCGGGGTCCCTCCTCATACCTCTCTAACGTTGATGTTTATCTAGATGGACACCTGATAACTACAGTCCAAGGGGATG GAGTGATTGTGTCGACCCCCACGGGGAGCACTGCCTATGCTGCTGCTGCAGGGGCCTCCATGATCCACCCCAACGTCCCCGCCATCATGATCACGCCCATCTGCCCACACTCACTCTCTTTCCGGCCCATCGTGGTGCCTGCTGGTGTGGAGCTCAAG ATCACACTGTCACCTGAAGCTAGGAATACAGCATGGGTTTCATTTGATGGGCGGAGGAGACAAGAAATCTGCCATGGAGACAG CATTAGCATCACTACCTCTTGTTACCCTCTCCCCTCCATCTGTTTCCGGAACCCTGTGAGTGACTGGTTTGAGAGCCTGGCAGAGTGTCTACATTGGAATGTCCGGAAAAAGCAGAACCACTTctctggggaggaggaggaagagttcTAG